A single region of the Anoplolepis gracilipes chromosome 1, ASM4749672v1, whole genome shotgun sequence genome encodes:
- the LOC140670338 gene encoding uncharacterized protein — protein sequence MAKFRMLPRTSRIVALCSAANFINAADRVIMPIAIVPMTDEFKWNLYWQGWILSAFAFGYFTSQIIGASTANRFGCKTVLMLAVLLWSISTVVTPLLAQSVPLLIVCRVVLGLGEGLGLPVIFHLFAHNVPVEERSRAFGYLVAAGSVGQVVASVICPHLAWQTGFYLFGTIGILWTLLWLMLYQETNSQDEIPLFVPKVAQNRSLRWTEFIAHWPLWALYIAHFAMNWSNYIIMQWLPTYLARNLSANKESISLTALPYIVNSLVGIVAGHSADTLIQKRWSVLSVRRLMTNIGLIGPGAFLLAFCAVDDLLAAVVFVSISMGLCACNSAGHLSNHADIAPNHAGITFAVSNTIATVPGILCGPLTAELVTASHGWWMPVFVLAAAINFTGAIIYQSHSSALPVL from the exons ATGGCGAAATTTAGGATGTTGCCGCGCACGTCGCGTATCGTGGCACTCTGTTCCGCCGCGAATTTCATAAACGCCGCGGACAGAGTCATCATGCCCATCGCCATCGTTCCCATGACTGATGAATTCAAGTGGAACCTATACTGGCAGGGATGGATACTGTCCGCGTTCGCCTTCGGATATTTCACTAGTCAA ATCATCGGTGCAAGTACAGCGAATCGCTTTGGTTGTAAAACGGTACTAATGTTGGCAGTTTTGTTATGGTCTATTAGCACAGTTGTCACACCATTGCTAGCGCAGTCGGTACCATTACTCATAGTCTGCAGGGTGGTTTTAGGACTTGGAGAAGGATTAG GCCTACctgttatatttcatttatttgcaCATAATGTTCCTGTAGAAGAAAGGTCACGTGCTTTTGGTTATCTTGTAGCTGCTGGTTCTGTCGGCCAAGTGGTTGCATCTGTC atatgtcCACACTTGGCATGGCAAACTGGATTCTATCTATTTGGGACAATAGGTATTTTATGGACTTTGTTATGGCTGATGCTATATCAAGAAACTAACTCTCAAGATGAAATACCATTATTTGTTCCTAAG gTAGCTCAAAATAGAAGCTTACGTTGGACCGAGTTTATTGCTCATTGGCCATTGTGGGCTTTATATATAGCGCACTTTGCAATGAACTggagtaattatataataatgcaatggCTGCCAACGTACTTGGCAAGAAATTTATCTGCAAATAAAGAGAGCATTAGTTTGACAGCACTTCCTTACATTGTCAATTCTCTCGTTGGCATTG ttgctGGCCATAGTGCTGATACTTTGATACAAAAGAGATGGTCCGTTTTATCTGTTAGGAGATTGATGACCAATATAGGCCTAATAGGACCTGGTGCATTCCTATTAGCTTTCTGTGCTGTAGATGATCTACTTGCAGCAGTCGT ttttgTTTCGATATCTATGGGCCTTTGCGCATGCAATTCTGCTGGACACCTAAGTAATCACGCGGATATAGCTCCGAATCATGCAGGAATTACATTTGCAGTTTCAAATACAAtt GCAACAGTACCTGGAATTCTATGCGGCCCGCTGACGGCCGAATTAGTGACTGCCTCACACGGTTGGTGGATGCCAGTTTTCGTGCTAGCGGCAGCAATCAATTTTACCGGGGCTATCATATACCAAAGCCACAGCTCGGCGCTTCCAGTGTTATGA